One genomic segment of Drosophila melanogaster chromosome 3R includes these proteins:
- the Rh2 gene encoding rhodopsin 2 yields the protein MERSHLPETPFDLAHSGPRFQAQSSGNGSVLDNVLPDMAHLVNPYWSRFAPMDPMMSKILGLFTLAIMIISCCGNGVVVYIFGGTKSLRTPANLLVLNLAFSDFCMMASQSPVMIINFYYETWVLGPLWCDIYAGCGSLFGCVSIWSMCMIAFDRYNVIVKGINGTPMTIKTSIMKILFIWMMAVFWTVMPLIGWSAYVPEGNLTACSIDYMTRMWNPRSYLITYSLFVYYTPLFLICYSYWFIIAAVAAHEKAMREQAKKMNVKSLRSSEDCDKSAEGKLAKVALTTISLWFMAWTPYLVICYFGLFKIDGLTPLTTIWGATFAKTSAVYNPIVYGISHPKYRIVLKEKCPMCVFGNTDEPKPDAPASDTETTSEADSKA from the exons ATGGAGCGCAGTCATTTGCCGGAGACGCCATTCGACCTGGCCCATTCTGGGCCCAGGTTTCAGGCCCAGTCGAGTGGCAATGGTTCCGTGCTGGACAAT GTGCTGCCCGACATGGCGCACCTGGTGAACCCCTACTGGAGCCGCTTTGCGCCCATGGATCCCATGATGAGCAAAATTCTGGGATTGTTCACCCTGGCCATTATGATCATCTCGTGCTGCGGCAACGGAGTGGTGGTCTACATTTTCGGTGGAACAAAGTCGCTGCGCACGCCGGCAAATTTGCTCGTTCTCAACCTGGCCTTCTCCGACTTCTGTATGATGGCCTCCCAGTCGCCGGTGATGATTATTAACTTCTACTACGAGACTTGGGTGCTGGGTCCGCTGTGGTGCGACATCTACGCGGGATGTGGCTCGCTCTTTGGCTGTGTGTCCATCTGGTCCATGTGCATGATTGCCTTCGATCGGTACAATGTGATAGTGAAGGGTATCAATGGCACACCCATGACCATCAAGACGTCTATAATGAAGATACTTTTCATCTGGATGATGGCTGTCTTTTGGACTGTCATGCCATTGATTGGATGGAGCGCCTATGTGCCCGAGGGCAATCTGACTGCCTGCAGCATTGACTATATGACGCGTATGTGGAACCCGCGATCTTATTTAATCACCTACTCCCTCTTCGTTTACTACACTCCACTGTTTCTCATCTGCTACTCCTACTGGTTCATCATTGCCGCCGTGGCAGCACATGAAAAAGCGATGCGGGAACAGGCCAAGAAGATGAATGTGAAATCCCTGCGGAGCTCTGAGGATTGCGACAAAAGTGCCGAGGGAAAACTGGCCAAGGTGGCTCTAACTACCATCTCCCTATGGTTTATGGCATGGACACCATACCTTGTCATTTGCTACTTCGGACTCTTCAAAATCGACGGATTGACCCCACTGACGACCATTTGGGGAGCGACTTTCGCCAAAACGAGCGCAGTCTACAATCCGATTGTGTACGGCATTAG CCATCCCAAGTACCGCATAGTTCTCAAGGAAAAG TGccctatgtgtgtgtttggcaaTACGGATGAGCCGAAACCGGATGCACCCGCTTCCGATACGGAAACTACATCTGAGGCGGATTCAAAGGCTTAA
- the Sgsh gene encoding N-sulfoglucosamine sulfohydrolase: MQFLQWIFTLWLIAGCSAGPQNVLLLLADDAGFESGAYLNKFCQTPNLDALAKRGLLFNNAFTSVSSCSPSRSQLLTGQAGHSSGMYGLHQGVHNFNVLPDTGSLPNLIRDQSGGRILSGIIGKKHVGAANNFRFDFEQTEEQHSINQIGRNITRMKEYARQFLKQAKDEKKPFFLMVGFHDPHRCGHITPQFGEFCERWGSGEEGMGSIPDWKPIYYDWRNLDVPAWLPDTDVVRQELAAQYMTISRLDQGVGLMLKELEAAGVADQTLVIYTSDNGPPFPGGRTNLYEHGIRSPLIISSPNKEDRHHEATAAMVSLLDIYPSVMDALQIPRPNDTKIVGRSILPVLREEPPIKESDSVFGSHSYHEVTMAYPMRMVRNRRYKLIHNINYWADFPIDQDFYTSPTFQQILNATLRKQTLPWYRSLLQYYQRPEWELYDIKTDPLERFNLADKAKYNGTLKQLREQLFDWQVATKDPWRCAPHAVLQEQGVYKDQPVCLTLGHEALQRPKRRILGQYEEYVVFS, encoded by the coding sequence ATGCAATTTCTGCAGTGGATTTTTACACTATGGCTAATTGCTGGTTGCTCCGCTGGCCCGCAGAATGTCCTGCTGCTTCTGGCTGACGATGCCGGCTTCGAATCGGGCGCCTATCTGAACAAATTCTGCCAAACTCCCAATCTGGACGCACTGGCAAAACGCGGATTGCTTTTCAACAACGCCTTCACCTCGGTAAGCAGTTGCAGTCCCAGTCGCTCGCAGTTGCTCACCGGCCAGGCTGGTCACTCCAGCGGAATGTATGGACTCCATCAGGGCGTGCACAACTTCAATGTTCTTCCGGATACCGGATCGCTGCCCAATTTAATCCGTGATCAAAGTGGCGGACGGATCTTGAGCGGCATCATTGGCAAGAAACATGTTGGGGCCGCCAACAATTTCCGTTTCGATTTCGAGCAAACAGAGGAGCAGCATTCCATCAACCAGATTGGCAGAAACATCACCCGGATGAAGGAGTATGCCAGGCAGTTTCTCAAGCAGGCCAAGGACGAAAAGAAACCCTTCTTCCTGATGGTCGGCTTCCATGATCCCCATCGTTGTGGCCACATCACCCCGCAGTTTGGAGAATTCTGTGAGCGTTGGGGCAGCGGAGAGGAGGGAATGGGCAGCATACCCGACTGGAAGCCCATCTACTACGATTGGCGTAACCTGGACGTGCCCGCCTGGCTGCCCGACACGGATGTAGTGCGTCAGGAGCTGGCTGCTCAGTACATGACCATCTCGAGGTTGGATCAGGGAGTTGGTCTAATGCTGAAGGAGCTAGAAGCAGCCGGCGTGGCAGATCAGACACTCGTGATCTACACCTCCGACAATGGACCACCGTTTCCCGGAGGCAGAACCAATCTCTACGAGCACGGCATACGATCGCCCCTGATCATTAGCTCTCCCAATAAGGAGGATCGTCATCATGAAGCCACTGCTGCCATGGTCAGTCTTTTGGATATATACCCCAGTGTAATGGATGCTCTTCAGATTCCCCGACCGAATGACACCAAAATCGTTGGCAGATCGATACTCCCAGTACTGCGGGAGGAACCTCCGATCAAGGAGAGCGATTCGGTGTTCGGTAGTCACAGTTACCACGAGGTGACCATGGCCTATCCCATGAGAATGGTGCGCAATAGGCGCTACAAGCTTATCCATAATATCAACTACTGGGCAGACTTCCCCATCGACCAGGACTTTTACACTTCACCCACATTCCAGCAGATATTGAATGCCACTCTCAGGAAGCAAACTCTGCCATGGTATCGTTCCTTGTTGCAGTACTACCAGCGACCCGAATGGGAGCTGTACGACATTAAGACGGATCCCTTGGAGCGTTTCAATCTGGCCGATAAGGCCAAGTACAATGGCACCCTGAAGCAGTTACGCGAGCAACTGTTCGACTGGCAGGTAGCCACCAAGGATCCCTGGCGATGTGCTCCGCACGCTGTGCTCCAGGAGCAGGGCGTCTACAAGGATCAGCCCGTCTGTCTGACCTTGGGCCACGAGGCGTTGCAGCGGCCCAAGCGCAGGATTCTCGGTCAGTATGAGGAGTATGTGGTCTTCTCGTAG
- the EndoA gene encoding endophilin A, isoform B translates to MAFAGLKKQINKANQYMTEKMGGAEGTKLDMDFMEMERKTDVTVELVEELQLKTKEFLQPNPTARAKMAAVKGISKLSGQAKSNTYPQPEGLLAECMLTYGKKLGEDNSVFAQALVEFGEALKQMADVKYSLDDNIKQNFLEPLHHMQTKDLKEVMHHRKKLQGRRLDFDCKRRRQAKDDEIRGAEDKFGESLQLAQVGMFNLLENDTEHVSQLVTFAEALYDFHSQCADVLRGLQETLQEKRSEAESRPRNEFVPKTLLDLNLDGGGGGLNEDGTPSHISSSASPLPSPMRSPAKSMAVTPQRQQQPCCQALYDFEPENPGELAFKENDIITLLNRVDDNWFEGAVNGRTGYFPQSYVQVQVPLPNGN, encoded by the coding sequence ATGGCTTTCGCCGGACTCAAAAAGCAGATCAACAAGGCCAACCAGTATATGACGGAGAAGATGGGCGGTGCCGAGGGCACCAAACTGGACATGGACTTCATGGAGATGGAACGCAAGACGGACGTCACCGTGGAGCTAGTGGAGGAGCTGCAGCTAAAGACGAAGGAGTTCCTGCAGCCGAATCCAACGGCACGGGCCAAAATGGCAGCGGTCAAGGGCATCTCGAAGCTGTCCGGACAGGCCAAGTCCAATACGTATCCGCAACCGGAGGGCCTGCTCGCGGAATGCATGCTGACTTATGGGAAGAAGCTCGGCGAGGACAACAGCGTGTTCGCGCAGGCGCTCGTCGAATTCGGCGAAGCGCTGAAACAGATGGCCGACGTCAAGTATTCGCTGGACGACAACATCAAGCAGAACTTTTTGGAGCCACTGCATCATATGCAGACCAAAGACCTCAAGGAGGTAATGCATCATCGCAAGAAGCTGCAGGGCCGGCGGCTAGACTTTGACTGCAAGCGTCGCCGACAGGCCAAGGACGATGAGATTCGTGGTGCCGAGGACAAGTTCGGTGAATCGCTCCAGCTGGCCCAGGTGGGCATGTTCAATTTGCTCGAGAACGATACGGAGCATGTCTCCCAGCTGGTCACCTTTGCCGAGGCACTATACGATTTTCATTCGCAATGCGCGGATGTCCTTCGAGGCCTGCAGGAGACACTGCAGGAGAAGCGCTCCGAGGCGGAGAGCCGGCCACGCAACGAGTTCGTGCCCAAGACGCTGCTCGATCTGAACTTGgacggcggtggcggcggcctCAACGAAGATGGCACGCCGTCTCACATTAGTTCGAGCGCCTCGCCGTTGCCCTCGCCGATGCGTTCGCCCGCCAAGTCGATGGCCGTAACGCCgcagcgccagcagcagccCTGCTGCCAGGCCCTCTACGACTTCGAGCCGGAGAATCCCGGCGAACTGGCCTTCAAGGAGAACGACATTATCACCCTGTTGAATCGCGTCGACGACAATTGGTTCGAGGGCGCGGTGAATGGCCGCACCGGTTACTTCCCGCAGTCGTATGTTCAGGTGCAGGTGCCCCTGCCCAATGGCAACTAG
- the CG14297 gene encoding uncharacterized protein, which produces MTFKKILFVCMGNSCSSPMAEVIMQNLMVKTSLYWEVDSAGLRTWNTGRRPNKRCLQILREHGLRSDHFCRQFTVNDFLYFDYVVAMDEAVFKELLLWAADNRAGKHCQVLLLSSFGKNGLPAFIDSLSPTHKLKNFRSAYYQIKECCKQLILSQKVDIVKYELPSTDDDELYYSGKDNAPQDSAKANHLTETSHNNSGIYLLNTEIRSSGGLMSSSTDPSNSKTSMPSCSQGVQRKLCQKCGQKFLAAL; this is translated from the exons atgactTTCAAGAAAATACTATTTGTGTGCATGG GCAACTCGTGCAGCTCTCCGATGGCCGAGGTGATTATGCAGAATCTGATGGTCAAGACGAGTCTCTACTGGGAGGTGGATAGTGCCGGTCTGAGGACATGGAACACTGGACGGCGACCGAACAAGCGATGCCTGCAAATTCTGCGAGAGCACGGACTGCGATCCGATCACTTTTGTCGTCAG TTCACCGTGAATGATTTTCTGTACTTTGATTATGTTGTGGCAATGGATGAGGCCGTGTTCAAAGAACTGCTCCTCTGGGCTGCGGACAACAGGGCTGGCAAACACTGTCAGGTACTTCTTCTGAGTTCGTTTGGCAAGAATGGACTGCCGGCCTTTATAGACAGCCTATCCCCA ACCCACAAGCTAAAGAACTTTCGATCCGCCTATTACCAAATCAAAGAGTGCTGCAAGCAGCTCATCCTTAGCCAAAAAGTGGACATTGTCAAGTACGAGCTACCCAGcactgatgatgatgagctCTACTACTCTGGCAAGGATAATGCGCCGCAGGACTCGGCCAAGGCGAATCACTTGACGGAAACAAGCCATAACAACAGTGGCATATATCTGCTAAACACGGAGATAAGATCCTCCGGTGGACTGATGTCCTCGTCGACCGACCCATCCAACTCGAAGACCTCGATGCCATCCTGCAGCCAAGGAGTGCAGCGAAAACTGTGCCAGAAATGTGGACAGAAATTTCTGGCTGCCCTTTAG
- the CG14292 gene encoding uncharacterized protein yields MKFAIVLLAASIACISAQGPGATVGNPLAGNPFAAANPYAAAFNPFLNGIFGGAGTGAAAGVAAPVAPSAPFGGASISSFFQSIVLQREAERLLSQPDFPADLAERVLDVVATSEESISGCNNATLPWLQIRCVKPLLTTAKNQLKAIDDEWQARLAATASPTGAAAA; encoded by the exons atgaaattcgCAATTGTTCTACTGGCGGCCAGCATTGCCTGCATCAGTGCACAG GGCCCTGGAGCTACTGTTGGAAATCCCCTTGCCGGAAATCCCTTTGCCGCCGCCAATCCGTATGCGGCTGCCTTTAATCCCTTCCTAAATGGAATTTTCGGAGGTGCTGGCACAGGAGCTGCCGCCGGTGTAGCCGCTCCCGTGGCACCGTCTGCTCCCTTTGGAGGCGCCTCGATTTCCTCATTCTTCCAGTCGATAGTCCTGCAACGCGAAGCCGAGCGTCTGCTCTCCCAGCCTGACTTTCCCGCCGACCTGGCGGAGCGCGTCCTGGATGTGGTGGCCACCTCGGAGGAGTCGATCAGTGGCTGCAACAACGCCACTTTGCCCTGGCTGCAGATACGCTGTGTCAAGCCTCTGCTGACCACGGCCAAGAACCAGCTGAAGGCCATCGATGACGAGTGGCAGGCCCGTTTGGCCGCCACCGCCAGTCCCacaggagcagctgctgcctaG
- the CG14294 gene encoding uncharacterized protein produces the protein MSWLSTIFGIILITLLCTIWIAAHPRWEQMAKAVASKMNYDDQHRIHTASRAAKNVDAQIHDFYVKLENQKKVAAREVLDSAYTETTKCIEVFYSGELEQTFKDCIEHVTRLHMERLRSLLQITTKRQASGASRLKIWH, from the coding sequence ATGAGTTGGCTGTCAACCATTTTCGGTATTATTTTGATAACACTTTTGTGTACGATATGGATAGCAGCGCATCCGCGATGGGAGCAAATGGCCAAAGCTGTGGCCTCCAAGATGAACTACGACGACCAGCATAGAATCCACACCGCATCTAGGGCAGCCAAAAACGTGGATGCGCAGATCCACGATTTCTACGTCAAGCTGGAGAATCAGAAGAAGGTTGCTGCCCGTGAAGTATTGGATAGTGCATACACTGAAACGACCAAATGCATCGAGGTATTCTACAGTGGTGAGCTGGAGCAAACGTTTAAGGACTGCATCGAGCACGTCACCCGTCTGCACATGGAAAGGCTGAGGTCACTCCTCCAAATTACCACTAAGCGACAGGCGAGCGGAGCAAGCAGACTTAAAATCTGGCACTGA
- the CG34284 gene encoding uncharacterized protein, with amino-acid sequence MSSAVLIAFCVLVVLTGQSVGQNVAVQQSIDWANEQFKIAQVVAQGKLPNSVEARNDANDQLDTLKLALSHCEAELKSTQGVDLHKTCVKAVFAGFYTALDRLAAEHWPIYGATSGAARIGFFC; translated from the exons ATGTCGAGTGCAGTGCTGATAGCTTTCTGCGTCTTGGTTGTTTtg ACCGGACAATCGGTTGGCCAAAATGTGGCCGTGCAACAGTCAATTGATTGGGCCAATGAACAGTTCAAAATCGCTCAAGTTGTGGCCCAAGGAAAGCTACCCAACAGTGTTGAGGCCCGGAACGATGCCAATGACCAATTGGACACTCTGAAATTGGCTTTATCCCATTGCGAGGCTGAGCTGAAATCCACCCAAGGTGTCGATCTTCACAAGACTTGTGTTAAAGCCGTCTTCGCTGGCTTTTATACTGCCTTGGATCGCTTGGCCGCGGAACACTGGCCCATTTATGGAGCCACCTCTGGTGCCGCCCGAATTGGCTTCTTCTGCTAA